In Nocardioides cavernae, a single genomic region encodes these proteins:
- a CDS encoding MalY/PatB family protein has translation MTGSDRRPVVDLTDEEARLRLPLKWGVPDDVIPAWVAEMDYAVDPVVLEAVQRMLADGITGYPLFGWDPELAQSYAAWSARHFGWAPDPEAVHPVVDVTAGVRLAIDVFSGPGGVVFPTPGYNAQFGLATITGREEVRLDVPVSADRAEVDLDRLDRLFADGAQTLILTQPHNPWGRVFTRAELEGIRDVVVRHGARVVSDEIHAPLVLPGAEHVSYLSIDGTHDHAVAVVAASKAFNTAGLRCAQVVVPSTADRRLLADQPMSRNDSHSPIGAVAARAAYDLGDPWLASLVERLDQQRALLGELLAAHLPEVRMRPLEATYLAWLDASAYGHDDAAGVALERGRVKVSPGESYAPGTTGQVRLNIATSSDRLVEIVERLAKAWT, from the coding sequence GTGACCGGCTCCGACCGCCGACCCGTCGTCGACCTGACCGACGAGGAGGCGCGGCTCAGGCTGCCGCTGAAGTGGGGCGTCCCCGACGACGTGATCCCGGCCTGGGTCGCGGAGATGGACTACGCGGTCGACCCGGTGGTTCTCGAGGCGGTCCAGCGGATGCTGGCCGACGGGATCACCGGCTACCCGCTCTTCGGCTGGGACCCGGAGCTCGCGCAGTCCTACGCCGCCTGGTCGGCCCGTCACTTCGGCTGGGCGCCCGACCCCGAGGCGGTGCATCCGGTGGTCGACGTGACGGCCGGGGTGCGGCTGGCGATCGACGTCTTCAGCGGTCCCGGGGGAGTGGTCTTCCCGACCCCGGGCTACAACGCCCAGTTCGGCCTCGCCACCATCACGGGTCGCGAGGAGGTGCGCCTCGACGTGCCCGTCTCGGCCGACCGGGCCGAGGTCGACCTCGACCGGCTCGACCGGCTCTTCGCCGACGGGGCGCAGACGCTGATCCTGACCCAGCCGCACAACCCGTGGGGCCGCGTCTTCACCCGCGCCGAGCTCGAGGGGATCCGCGACGTCGTCGTACGCCACGGCGCGCGGGTCGTCAGCGACGAGATCCACGCGCCGTTGGTGCTGCCGGGCGCCGAGCACGTGTCCTACCTCTCGATCGACGGCACCCACGACCACGCGGTCGCGGTCGTGGCCGCGTCCAAGGCGTTCAACACCGCGGGCCTGCGGTGCGCGCAGGTCGTCGTCCCGTCAACGGCCGACCGCCGGCTGCTCGCCGACCAGCCGATGTCGCGCAACGACTCGCACTCGCCGATCGGCGCCGTCGCGGCGCGGGCGGCGTACGACCTCGGCGACCCGTGGCTCGCCTCCCTCGTCGAACGGCTCGACCAGCAGCGCGCGCTGCTCGGCGAGCTCCTCGCTGCCCACCTCCCCGAGGTGCGGATGCGTCCGCTCGAGGCGACCTACCTGGCCTGGCTCGACGCCTCCGCCTACGGCCACGACGACGCCGCGGGCGTCGCGCTCGAGCGCGGTCGCGTCAAGGTCAGCCCGGGCGAGTCCTACGCCCCCGGCACCACCGGCCAGGTCCGGCTCAACATCGCCACCTCGTCCGACCGGCTCGTCGAGATCGTCGAGCGGCTCGCGAAGGCCTGGACGTAG
- a CDS encoding HNH endonuclease signature motif containing protein: MIEALAGPGARGVEDLTASDLLALARDRKAAEDRASADLLVVAARWADLHPPESIHSAATFAVPGCEHEEPIAGDGAPLVAEFCLAELGAVLGVSTTAAKKLVGHALELRHRLPRLWAQTQAGRVPAWRARSVAEVTIHTSPALTREAAAFVDAQVAAVAGRIGPAQLDRLVAETIKRFHLADVDPAADPEDGYLHVDPRHATIHDDDVHYAGTMRLEAELDIADALDLDRALAHGAETLKALGSDMSLDARRSAALGDLARTQTALDLAGSGADPQHLPAAREVVLHAHFNASFDGLATVFGPTGRMEEGQRLVLLDQISGWCSDSRTKVTVKPVIDLNADLSTPAYGVPDRIREQVILRDRTCVFPWCTRPARGCDVDHVDEYDHAAEAEGRPQPGPTGTSNLAALCRFHHRLKTHTAWRYEMTEPGTFEWTSPHGHRYRRDRHGTTAIDPLDPPGIPQPRRP, translated from the coding sequence ATGATCGAGGCGCTGGCAGGACCGGGAGCACGTGGGGTCGAGGACCTCACGGCCTCCGATCTGCTTGCGCTCGCGCGGGACCGGAAGGCGGCCGAGGACCGGGCATCCGCCGATCTTCTCGTCGTGGCAGCGCGGTGGGCTGATCTGCATCCGCCGGAGTCGATCCACTCGGCGGCGACCTTCGCGGTCCCTGGCTGTGAGCACGAGGAGCCGATCGCCGGTGACGGTGCGCCGCTGGTGGCGGAGTTCTGCCTGGCCGAGCTCGGTGCGGTCCTCGGGGTCTCGACGACGGCGGCAAAGAAGCTCGTCGGCCACGCCCTCGAGCTGCGCCACCGCCTGCCGCGGTTGTGGGCGCAGACCCAGGCCGGGCGGGTCCCCGCATGGCGAGCGCGTTCGGTCGCGGAGGTCACCATCCACACCAGCCCCGCCCTCACCCGCGAAGCCGCGGCGTTCGTGGATGCCCAGGTCGCCGCTGTCGCCGGTCGCATCGGCCCTGCACAGCTGGACCGGCTCGTCGCGGAGACGATCAAGCGGTTCCACCTTGCCGACGTCGATCCGGCAGCGGATCCGGAGGACGGCTACCTCCACGTCGACCCGCGCCACGCCACGATCCATGACGACGACGTGCACTACGCCGGCACCATGCGCCTCGAGGCCGAGCTCGACATCGCCGACGCCCTCGACCTCGACCGGGCGCTTGCCCACGGCGCCGAGACCTTGAAGGCCCTCGGGTCCGACATGTCGCTGGACGCGCGCCGTTCTGCTGCCCTCGGCGACCTGGCTCGCACCCAGACCGCGCTCGACCTCGCCGGGTCGGGAGCCGACCCCCAGCACCTGCCCGCCGCCCGCGAGGTCGTGCTGCACGCCCACTTCAATGCGTCCTTCGACGGCCTGGCGACCGTGTTCGGTCCGACCGGGCGGATGGAGGAAGGCCAGCGGCTGGTGCTCCTCGACCAGATCAGCGGCTGGTGTTCGGACTCGCGGACCAAGGTCACCGTCAAGCCGGTGATCGACCTCAACGCCGACCTCTCCACCCCGGCGTACGGGGTGCCGGACCGGATTCGCGAGCAGGTGATCCTCCGCGACAGGACGTGCGTGTTCCCGTGGTGCACCCGTCCGGCCCGCGGCTGCGACGTCGACCACGTCGACGAGTACGACCACGCCGCAGAGGCGGAAGGCAGACCCCAGCCCGGTCCAACGGGAACGTCGAACCTCGCCGCACTGTGCCGCTTCCACCACCGCTTGAAGACCCACACCGCCTGGCGCTACGAGATGACTGAGCCCGGGACGTTCGAGTGGACGTCGCCGCACGGCCACCGCTACCGCCGCGACCGCCACGGCACCACCGCGATCGACCCACTCGATCCGCCCGGCATTCCGCAACCACGCCGACCATGA
- a CDS encoding class I SAM-dependent methyltransferase: MSNQFYSDARLYDRLFPGGEQAVEFYRAEADRQGGTVLELGSGTGHKLIPIASDGHPCVGLELSTDMLAEARRKADDRGVDVEWLQGDMREFDLGRTFDLVFIAANSLLHLHEADEVVGCFQSVRRHLAPGARLVLDVFNPSVRVLARADGVRRRRDALSFVDPDRGPVRVDVAETYDATAQVTRGTWFFSTESEADFFVAPLEIRSIFPQELPLLLSLGGLRVVERFGDWSRAPFAAEAALQLVICEPD; the protein is encoded by the coding sequence ATGAGCAACCAGTTCTACTCGGACGCGAGGTTGTACGACCGGCTGTTCCCCGGTGGCGAACAGGCCGTCGAGTTCTATCGCGCCGAGGCCGATCGGCAGGGCGGGACGGTCCTGGAGCTCGGGTCGGGCACCGGGCACAAGCTGATCCCGATCGCGTCCGACGGGCATCCGTGCGTGGGTCTCGAGCTCTCGACCGACATGCTCGCCGAGGCCCGGCGCAAGGCGGACGACCGCGGCGTCGACGTCGAGTGGCTGCAGGGCGACATGCGTGAGTTCGACCTCGGTCGAACGTTCGACCTCGTGTTCATCGCCGCCAACTCCCTGCTCCATCTGCACGAGGCTGACGAAGTGGTGGGCTGCTTCCAGTCGGTACGACGGCACCTGGCGCCCGGTGCGCGGCTCGTCCTCGACGTGTTCAACCCGAGCGTGCGCGTGCTCGCCCGGGCCGACGGCGTACGACGCAGGCGTGACGCGTTGTCGTTCGTGGACCCCGATCGTGGCCCGGTGCGCGTCGATGTCGCGGAGACGTACGACGCGACCGCGCAGGTGACGCGCGGGACGTGGTTCTTCTCGACCGAATCCGAGGCCGACTTCTTCGTCGCGCCGCTGGAGATCAGGAGCATCTTCCCGCAGGAGCTGCCGCTGCTCCTCTCCCTCGGCGGTCTCCGGGTCGTCGAACGGTTCGGCGACTGGTCCCGGGCACCGTTCGCCGCAGAAGCGGCGCTCCAGCTCGTCATCTGCGAACCGGACTGA
- a CDS encoding glycoside hydrolase family 15 protein: MSLRVPIGPIALALAAATLSPPLGAGAGTAERAAPDRGAKGTWTEADKAGFGTARARRSNVWFTLQDGRVSEVFYPDLSTPSTRSLELVVTDGRTFTDRETEDVDVVTTRPDESSLRFQQVGTATSGRYRITKTYVTDPRRDALVVRVRLESLDGGSYQLYAVHDPALANSGMDDRGRATRGVLVATDVEERVASALVSRPRLGRSSTGLLGRDDGWSDLEDDQRLDEGRRSAGPGNIVQTGRIAGVTGLAGEQSATLVLGFGRTGAEAQRTARSGLHAGAGQTAARYDRGWHRYLRTLKEVPESAAAVRRNYLASALVLAAAEDKLNPGALVASPSAPWVWGDEVKDLSSPSGAYHLVWSRDSYQFGTALWAMGDKAAARRSVDWLFDVQQLPDGSFPQNSDVEGTPVWSELQLDEVALPIVLARLVGRDGPRTYRGVKRAAQFLVRFRDEETGRRAPYSPQERWENQSGYSPNSIATQVAGLVCAADIARKNGDRTSARRWLRLADRWQSKVKQWTRTTNGPLSSSPYYLRITKDGRPDRGTEYGIGDGGPSAVDQRRVVDPSFLDLVRLGLEQPDDPDVLSTLSLVDDELRVDTPNGPFWHRFSFDGYGETRDGGQWEITEDDTGTTLGRAWPLLTGERGEYAITAGQDATPYLAAMAAAAGTSDMISEQVWDGREPTGEACCPAGEGTRAATPLTWSHAGLVRLAWTMQRGAPVDQQAVVARRYVR; encoded by the coding sequence ATGTCGCTGCGCGTGCCCATCGGTCCGATCGCCCTCGCCCTGGCGGCGGCCACGCTGTCCCCGCCACTGGGCGCGGGTGCGGGCACTGCGGAGCGTGCGGCCCCCGACCGCGGCGCCAAGGGCACGTGGACCGAGGCCGACAAGGCGGGCTTCGGCACGGCGCGCGCCCGGCGGAGCAACGTGTGGTTCACGCTGCAGGACGGGCGGGTCAGTGAGGTCTTCTACCCAGACCTGTCAACGCCGAGCACCCGCAGCCTCGAGCTCGTGGTGACGGATGGCCGCACGTTCACCGACCGGGAGACCGAGGACGTCGACGTCGTCACGACGCGTCCTGACGAGAGCAGCCTGCGCTTCCAGCAGGTCGGCACTGCGACGTCCGGCCGCTACCGCATCACCAAGACCTACGTGACCGACCCGCGCCGCGACGCGCTCGTCGTCCGGGTCCGCCTCGAGTCGCTCGACGGTGGCAGCTACCAGCTGTACGCCGTGCACGACCCGGCGCTCGCCAACTCCGGGATGGACGACCGGGGCCGCGCGACGCGGGGGGTGCTCGTGGCCACGGACGTCGAGGAGCGCGTCGCGTCCGCGCTCGTCTCGCGCCCGCGCCTCGGCCGGAGCAGCACCGGGCTGCTCGGTCGCGACGACGGCTGGAGCGACCTCGAGGACGACCAGCGACTCGACGAGGGACGCCGTTCGGCCGGTCCGGGCAACATCGTGCAGACCGGCCGGATCGCGGGCGTGACGGGGCTCGCCGGCGAGCAGAGCGCGACGCTGGTCCTGGGTTTCGGGCGGACCGGCGCGGAGGCGCAGCGCACCGCACGGTCGGGTCTCCACGCGGGGGCAGGTCAGACCGCGGCGCGCTACGACCGCGGCTGGCACCGCTACCTCCGCACGCTCAAGGAGGTGCCCGAGAGTGCCGCGGCCGTCCGTCGCAACTACCTCGCGTCGGCTCTCGTGCTGGCCGCCGCGGAGGACAAGCTCAACCCAGGGGCGCTCGTGGCCTCGCCGTCGGCGCCGTGGGTCTGGGGTGATGAGGTCAAGGACCTGTCCTCCCCGTCGGGCGCCTACCACCTCGTGTGGTCGCGCGACTCCTATCAGTTCGGCACCGCGCTGTGGGCCATGGGCGACAAGGCGGCCGCTCGCCGCTCGGTCGACTGGCTCTTCGACGTGCAGCAGCTGCCCGACGGCTCGTTCCCGCAGAACTCCGACGTGGAGGGGACGCCGGTCTGGTCCGAGCTCCAGCTCGACGAGGTGGCGCTGCCGATCGTGCTGGCCCGGCTGGTGGGCCGCGACGGGCCGCGCACCTATCGCGGCGTGAAGCGGGCCGCGCAGTTCCTCGTCCGCTTCCGGGACGAGGAGACCGGGAGGCGGGCGCCGTACTCGCCGCAGGAGCGCTGGGAGAACCAGTCCGGCTACTCCCCGAACTCGATCGCCACCCAGGTCGCGGGTCTGGTCTGCGCCGCTGACATCGCCCGCAAGAACGGCGATCGCACCTCTGCCCGACGGTGGCTCCGGCTGGCCGACCGGTGGCAGTCGAAGGTCAAGCAGTGGACCCGCACGACCAACGGTCCGCTCAGCAGCAGCCCCTACTACCTGCGGATCACCAAGGACGGTCGCCCCGACCGCGGCACGGAGTACGGCATCGGCGACGGCGGGCCGTCCGCCGTCGACCAGCGGCGCGTGGTCGACCCGAGCTTCCTCGACCTGGTCCGGCTCGGGCTGGAGCAACCTGACGACCCCGACGTGCTGTCCACGCTGTCGTTGGTGGACGACGAGCTGCGGGTGGACACGCCCAACGGACCGTTCTGGCACCGCTTCAGCTTCGACGGCTACGGCGAGACGCGCGACGGCGGGCAGTGGGAGATCACGGAGGACGACACCGGCACGACGCTCGGTCGCGCCTGGCCCCTGCTGACCGGAGAGCGCGGTGAGTACGCCATCACCGCCGGGCAGGACGCGACGCCCTATCTCGCAGCCATGGCCGCAGCTGCCGGCACGAGCGACATGATCTCCGAGCAGGTCTGGGACGGCCGCGAGCCCACCGGCGAGGCGTGCTGCCCCGCGGGCGAGGGCACCCGGGCCGCCACCCCGCTGACGTGGTCGCACGCCGGACTGGTTCGGCTGGCCTGGACGATGCAGCGCGGTGCCCCCGTCGACCAGCAGGCGGTGGTGGCCCGCCGCTACGTGCGCTGA
- a CDS encoding PrsW family intramembrane metalloprotease, whose product MSTDTALLRRDAALDASAWGEPFHLVQPRNLCFWVYIVMVGYGVYSMLPIVSRSAHFSPAAVAAALVVNGILGLLWWLWFHHIDRWERQPAKILLAAFVWGAVPATFAIAINANGALMSLWAKWFGQDWAGHWQAALTAPFVEESAKFAGFLLLMGLAPRLVRTVNDGLILGAFIGLGFQVLEDVTYAFNGALENFGTAPVDGAIGTAWLRVATGFVSHPLYTALCCAGLVYLIGTASQERRIGRGLGFLAAGVLTHGLWDSMVAFAGSGAVTLLVMFGSAIFGLGVLWTAFKLARPVEHAYARDILAPEVEAGLLDDVEVEAVLDRKARKAYVHAGSDHHARRARKHLIHAGYELVHELVEARGAEDERVVRARAEVARFRSET is encoded by the coding sequence GTGAGCACCGACACTGCCCTGCTGCGTCGTGACGCCGCGCTGGACGCATCAGCCTGGGGTGAGCCGTTCCATCTCGTCCAACCTCGCAACCTCTGCTTCTGGGTCTACATCGTCATGGTCGGCTACGGCGTCTACTCGATGCTGCCGATCGTCTCCAGGAGTGCCCACTTCTCGCCCGCAGCCGTCGCGGCGGCCCTGGTCGTGAACGGGATCCTCGGGCTGCTGTGGTGGCTCTGGTTCCACCACATCGACCGCTGGGAGCGTCAGCCCGCGAAGATCCTGCTCGCCGCGTTCGTGTGGGGTGCCGTTCCGGCGACCTTCGCCATCGCGATCAACGCCAACGGCGCTCTCATGTCGCTGTGGGCCAAGTGGTTCGGGCAGGACTGGGCCGGTCACTGGCAGGCAGCACTCACGGCACCCTTCGTCGAGGAGAGCGCCAAGTTCGCCGGCTTCCTGCTGCTCATGGGCCTGGCGCCCCGGCTCGTCAGGACGGTCAACGACGGCCTCATCCTGGGTGCCTTCATCGGGCTCGGGTTCCAGGTGCTCGAAGACGTCACGTACGCCTTCAACGGAGCGCTCGAGAACTTCGGCACCGCGCCCGTCGACGGCGCGATCGGCACGGCCTGGTTGCGTGTCGCGACCGGTTTCGTGTCGCACCCGCTCTACACCGCGTTGTGCTGTGCCGGGCTGGTCTACCTGATCGGCACCGCCAGTCAGGAGCGCCGGATCGGGCGCGGACTCGGCTTCCTCGCAGCCGGTGTGCTCACCCACGGCCTGTGGGACTCCATGGTCGCTTTCGCGGGCAGTGGGGCCGTGACGCTGCTGGTCATGTTCGGCTCGGCCATCTTCGGGCTGGGCGTGCTCTGGACGGCGTTCAAGCTCGCGCGACCTGTCGAGCACGCATACGCCCGCGACATCCTCGCTCCAGAGGTCGAGGCCGGCCTGCTCGATGACGTCGAGGTCGAGGCGGTCCTGGACCGCAAGGCGCGCAAGGCCTATGTCCACGCAGGCTCCGACCACCACGCGCGTCGGGCACGCAAGCACCTCATCCACGCGGGGTACGAGCTCGTGCACGAGCTTGTTGAGGCCCGCGGTGCAGAAGACGAACGGGTCGTACGTGCGCGCGCGGAGGTCGCGCGGTTCCGTAGCGAGACGTGA
- a CDS encoding VOC family protein: protein MTVRMDNVLVVVDDLEAAIAFFGAIGLEVEGRAIVEGEPVDRLVGIDGVRSEIVMMRTPDGQSRIELDKFHTPAAAHAGTERAPVNALGIRRFMFAVDDLDDVLARLGGQGAELVGEVTEYAGYRMCYLHGPDGVMVALSEQLG, encoded by the coding sequence ATGACCGTGCGGATGGACAACGTCCTCGTCGTCGTCGACGACCTCGAGGCCGCGATCGCCTTCTTCGGTGCGATCGGCCTGGAGGTGGAGGGTCGGGCCATCGTGGAGGGAGAGCCGGTCGACCGGCTGGTGGGCATCGACGGCGTCCGGAGCGAGATCGTCATGATGCGGACCCCGGACGGCCAGTCGCGGATCGAGCTCGACAAGTTCCACACGCCGGCCGCCGCTCACGCCGGGACCGAACGTGCACCGGTCAACGCGCTGGGCATCCGACGCTTCATGTTCGCCGTCGACGACCTCGACGACGTCCTCGCGCGGCTGGGCGGCCAGGGAGCCGAGCTCGTCGGCGAGGTGACGGAGTACGCCGGCTACCGGATGTGCTACCTCCACGGCCCCGACGGGGTCATGGTCGCGCTGAGCGAGCAGCTCGGCTGA
- a CDS encoding GNAT family N-acetyltransferase: protein MTSIRPADDADMAAVADLWHEGWHDGHAGHVPDGLTAARTLTAFHARTPSRVADTAVAVAEDGSLQGFVMVVDDEVEQVFVARPARGTGLASDLLLEAEQRVAAGGHSAAWLAVVVGNARARRFYERQGWADRGDLPYEVSAGGQTFVSPCRRYVKRVR, encoded by the coding sequence ATGACGTCGATCCGACCGGCTGACGACGCCGACATGGCCGCGGTCGCCGACCTCTGGCACGAGGGCTGGCACGACGGCCACGCCGGGCACGTGCCCGACGGGCTCACGGCCGCGCGAACCCTGACGGCGTTCCACGCGCGCACGCCGTCCCGGGTGGCGGACACCGCGGTCGCGGTCGCCGAGGACGGGTCGCTCCAGGGATTCGTGATGGTCGTGGACGACGAGGTGGAGCAGGTCTTCGTCGCCCGGCCGGCGCGTGGGACCGGGCTGGCGTCCGACCTGCTGCTCGAGGCCGAGCAGCGGGTGGCGGCCGGCGGTCACTCCGCGGCCTGGCTGGCGGTCGTGGTGGGGAACGCGCGGGCCCGGCGGTTCTACGAGCGGCAGGGCTGGGCCGACCGCGGCGACCTCCCCTACGAGGTCAGCGCCGGCGGGCAGACGTTCGTGTCTCCGTGCCGGAGGTACGTCAAGCGGGTGCGCTGA